A window from Candidatus Rokuibacteriota bacterium encodes these proteins:
- a CDS encoding M48 family metallopeptidase has protein sequence MTESRPDEGEARSYHRWQFRLGALGLVFTAGYLLALLVTGAAAHLRDLLAARTLNWWQVVPSAVLILGAGQQLLTLPVSWLGGFWLPRRYGLSHQQLVSWLWDRAKGGLIGVVLATAGSLVVYGLLRSTPWWWLWAAAAFFAGHALLAFVTPIWLLPLFYRLTPLADGDLRSRLLRLAERARVPAVGVWIADQSRWSRTANAAVTGLGRTRRILLFDTLVSRFEPEEVEAVLAHELGHHVAGDAWRGLAVQGAVTLAAFWVADRALAAGAGALGLSGPADIAGLPLLGLVTMAVSLIALPVINGWSRRVETRADDFALRLSQNPAAFIGAMERLADLNLAERDPHFLKELVLYSHPSVGRRIARARNRAWSEG, from the coding sequence ATGACCGAATCCAGGCCGGACGAGGGCGAGGCCCGCTCCTACCATCGCTGGCAGTTCAGGCTGGGCGCGCTCGGCCTGGTCTTCACCGCGGGGTATCTCCTGGCGCTCCTCGTCACGGGAGCGGCCGCGCATCTCCGGGATCTGCTCGCCGCACGGACGCTCAACTGGTGGCAGGTCGTGCCGTCGGCCGTACTGATCCTGGGCGCGGGTCAGCAGCTCCTGACGCTCCCGGTCTCGTGGCTCGGCGGATTCTGGCTGCCGCGACGCTATGGGCTGAGCCACCAACAGCTCGTCTCATGGCTGTGGGACAGGGCCAAGGGCGGTCTCATCGGAGTCGTGCTTGCCACGGCGGGGTCCCTCGTCGTGTACGGGCTGCTCCGCTCGACGCCGTGGTGGTGGCTCTGGGCGGCGGCCGCCTTCTTCGCCGGCCACGCGCTGCTGGCCTTCGTGACACCCATCTGGCTCCTGCCCCTCTTCTACCGGCTGACACCGCTCGCCGACGGCGATCTCCGGTCGCGGCTCCTTCGGCTGGCGGAGCGCGCCCGCGTGCCCGCCGTCGGCGTGTGGATCGCCGACCAGTCCCGCTGGAGCCGCACCGCCAATGCCGCCGTGACAGGCCTCGGCAGGACCCGGCGCATCCTTCTCTTCGACACGCTCGTGAGCCGCTTCGAGCCGGAGGAGGTCGAGGCGGTGCTTGCCCACGAGCTCGGGCACCACGTCGCGGGCGATGCCTGGCGCGGGCTCGCCGTTCAGGGCGCGGTCACGCTGGCCGCGTTCTGGGTCGCCGATCGCGCGCTCGCCGCGGGGGCGGGAGCGCTCGGGCTCTCGGGGCCGGCCGACATCGCGGGGCTCCCGCTCCTCGGCCTCGTGACGATGGCCGTCAGCCTGATCGCGCTCCCTGTCATCAACGGGTGGTCCCGGCGGGTCGAGACGCGGGCCGACGACTTCGCTCTCAGGCTGTCTCAAAACCCCGCGGCATTCATCGGGGCCATGGAGCGGCTGGCCGACCTCAATCTTGCGGAGCGCGACCCACATTTTTTGAAGGAGCTGGTCTTGTATTCCCACCCTTCCGTGGGCCGACGCATAGCCCGCGCCAGAAATCGAGCGTGGTCAGAAGGCTGA
- a CDS encoding ATP-binding protein, producing the protein MRNHEPTSLIRHLQVLRAVSEAVSRSLDLNEVVQRSLAALTHVTGHEIASLHLISADGNNMLLRGDRGLSDELRRVNLELPLGEGLIGRVALSGTARRVDDASLEEDLLPAARAAVSSDGIRGFVCVPIRARHRILGTLSLGRQTEDRFTDEEVALLECVADQIGLAIDNARLYGEINRQLDDLRRAQVEVVKAERLAAVNGLAAGVAHEINNPLTIIMAQLHLLAQGDLDPQIEEAMGVIDAAAKRAASIVRDLILFAEHRPPRRSRCQVGEQVREVVTFEEARLEAEGITVRVHLEPVPDIWADHNHLQEVLLHVLQNAQHAVREAHTGGVLSISVKPTATGVRIEVKDDGPGIPPEHLPRIFNPFFTTKQPGDGRGLGLSVAHSIVTEHGGRIWAENIPEGGAVFTIDLPIGEPEPAREPLRFESRRL; encoded by the coding sequence ATGCGCAACCACGAGCCCACGTCCCTGATCCGGCATCTCCAGGTCCTCCGCGCGGTCTCCGAAGCCGTGAGCCGGTCCCTCGACCTCAACGAGGTCGTGCAGCGCTCACTGGCGGCCCTCACCCATGTGACGGGACACGAGATCGCGAGCCTTCATCTGATCTCCGCCGACGGGAACAACATGCTGCTCCGTGGAGACCGTGGGCTCAGCGATGAGCTGCGCCGCGTCAACCTCGAGCTGCCTTTGGGCGAAGGTTTGATCGGCCGGGTGGCGCTGTCGGGGACCGCTCGGCGGGTGGACGACGCGAGCCTGGAAGAGGATCTGCTGCCGGCCGCCCGCGCGGCGGTCAGCTCCGACGGTATCCGCGGCTTCGTCTGCGTGCCGATCCGGGCCCGCCACCGCATCCTGGGCACCCTCTCGCTTGGCCGCCAGACGGAGGACCGCTTCACCGACGAAGAAGTCGCGCTGCTCGAGTGCGTCGCCGACCAGATCGGTCTCGCGATCGACAACGCGCGGCTCTATGGCGAGATCAACCGCCAGCTCGACGACCTGCGCCGCGCCCAGGTCGAGGTGGTCAAGGCGGAGCGGCTGGCCGCCGTCAACGGCCTGGCGGCCGGCGTGGCGCACGAGATCAACAACCCGCTGACCATCATCATGGCCCAGCTGCACCTGCTGGCCCAGGGCGACCTGGACCCGCAGATCGAGGAGGCGATGGGAGTCATCGACGCCGCCGCCAAGCGCGCCGCCTCCATCGTGCGCGACTTGATCCTCTTCGCCGAGCACCGCCCGCCGCGGCGCTCGCGCTGCCAGGTGGGGGAGCAGGTCCGGGAAGTGGTGACCTTCGAGGAGGCGCGGCTCGAGGCCGAGGGCATCACAGTGCGCGTGCACCTCGAGCCGGTGCCCGACATCTGGGCCGACCACAACCACCTCCAGGAGGTCCTGCTGCACGTGCTCCAGAACGCCCAGCATGCCGTGCGCGAGGCGCACACCGGCGGGGTCCTCTCGATCAGCGTCAAGCCGACGGCGACGGGCGTGCGCATCGAGGTAAAGGACGATGGACCCGGCATCCCACCGGAGCACCTGCCCCGCATCTTCAACCCGTTCTTCACCACCAAGCAGCCGGGGGACGGGCGCGGCCTCGGCCTGTCCGTGGCGCACAGCATCGTCACCGAGCACGGCGGCCGCATCTGGGCCGAGAACATCCCGGAGGGCGGCGCGGTCTTCACCATCGACCTGCCGATCGGCGAGCCCGAGCCGGCCCGCGAGCCTCTTCGATTCGAATCCCGCCGCCTCTAG
- a CDS encoding MoxR family ATPase — MFQSPEDVQQHFKNARYIANRRICTVVFLAERMGRPVLIEGPAGVGKTELAKTLAEITNRRLIRLQCYEGLDEGKALYEWKYAKQLLYTQLLRERIGELIADAPSLADAVAKISGQDDAFFSHRFLAPRPLLQAIESPDPVVLLVDEIDKAEPEFEAFLLEVLSDFQVSVPELGTIKATNIPLVVLTSNNARELSDGLKRRCLHLFIDFPPPDEELAIIRLKVPEISERLAQTVVTTVQRIRGLDLRKAPSVSESLDWARSLIILNADSLDRDLVESTLTMLVKHEKDLERVKGALDKVLADLD, encoded by the coding sequence ATGTTCCAGTCTCCGGAGGACGTCCAGCAGCACTTCAAGAACGCCCGCTACATCGCCAACCGCCGAATCTGCACCGTGGTCTTTCTGGCGGAGCGCATGGGACGGCCGGTGCTCATCGAAGGCCCGGCGGGCGTCGGCAAGACCGAGCTGGCCAAGACGCTGGCCGAGATCACCAACCGGCGGCTGATCCGTCTGCAGTGCTACGAAGGTCTCGACGAGGGCAAGGCGCTGTACGAGTGGAAGTACGCCAAGCAGCTCCTCTACACCCAGCTGCTGCGCGAGCGCATCGGCGAGCTGATCGCCGACGCGCCGTCCCTGGCGGATGCGGTCGCCAAGATCTCGGGCCAGGACGATGCCTTCTTCTCTCACCGCTTCCTCGCGCCGCGGCCGCTGCTGCAGGCCATCGAGTCCCCCGACCCCGTCGTCCTGCTGGTCGACGAGATCGACAAGGCCGAGCCGGAATTCGAGGCGTTCTTGCTTGAAGTCCTTTCGGACTTCCAGGTGTCGGTGCCGGAGCTCGGCACCATCAAGGCGACGAACATCCCGCTGGTGGTGCTGACATCGAACAACGCGCGCGAGCTTTCCGACGGGCTCAAGCGTCGGTGCCTGCACCTCTTCATCGACTTCCCGCCGCCGGACGAGGAGCTGGCCATCATCCGCCTGAAGGTGCCGGAGATCTCCGAGCGGCTGGCCCAGACCGTCGTGACAACCGTGCAGCGCATCCGCGGGCTCGACCTGCGCAAGGCGCCCTCCGTGTCGGAGAGCCTCGACTGGGCGCGCTCGCTCATCATCCTGAATGCCGACAGCCTGGACCGCGACCTGGTCGAATCCACGCTGACGATGCTGGTCAAGCACGAAAAGGACCTCGAGCGGGTCAAGGGCGCGCTCGACAAGGTGCTGGCCGACCTCGACTAG
- a CDS encoding VWA domain-containing protein, with product MDQRILEFIGDLRRAELRISPSEAMDALSASSEIGLEHRDTFKAALASTLIKESRDLPTFDRLFDLYFLDLEALGAGLKKALGPEDPRIQQMLDQLMAQENMEMDELTELMLRGEGTDMEMAIRGQGHGAGLERLMYFLQIGYFSRRIYDKFDWEAIERDLSRIMQLLEAQGMDPGMLARIRNYLDLRLEAFRRMIRQHVERELERRAYRQGEKLTREVLTDKPLFALSPDEVAQMKAVVARLARKIKDALALRQRQEEKGRLDSRRTIRKSLQYGGVPMEVCFRRRHREKPKLVTLCDVSDSVRNASRFMLQLVWSLQECFSRMRSYVFVSEIAEVTQAFKTYPVDHAIEWALKSSPVDYHCRSDFGYAFSRFVRTEIDSLDRKTTVLVLGDARNNYNDPQAWAIRQIRERVKGIIWLNPEGQWGWGIGDSVMPLYSPACDIVKECRTVGQLVQVVDQLVHSWWRRGR from the coding sequence ATGGATCAAAGAATACTCGAGTTCATCGGCGACCTGAGGCGCGCGGAGCTTCGCATCTCGCCCAGCGAGGCAATGGACGCGCTGTCGGCCTCCTCGGAAATCGGTCTCGAGCACCGCGACACCTTCAAGGCCGCCCTGGCATCCACGCTCATCAAGGAGTCGCGGGACCTGCCGACCTTCGACCGCCTGTTCGATCTCTACTTCCTCGACCTGGAGGCGCTCGGCGCGGGCCTCAAGAAGGCGCTCGGACCGGAGGATCCGCGCATCCAGCAGATGCTCGACCAGCTCATGGCGCAGGAGAACATGGAGATGGACGAGCTGACCGAGCTGATGCTCCGCGGCGAGGGCACGGACATGGAGATGGCCATCCGCGGCCAGGGGCACGGCGCCGGGCTCGAGCGGCTGATGTACTTCCTGCAGATCGGCTACTTCTCGCGGCGCATCTACGACAAGTTCGATTGGGAGGCCATCGAGCGCGATCTTTCGCGCATCATGCAGCTGCTCGAGGCCCAGGGCATGGACCCGGGCATGCTCGCGCGGATCCGCAACTACCTCGACCTGCGCCTCGAGGCCTTCCGGCGCATGATCCGCCAGCACGTCGAGCGCGAGCTCGAGCGCCGAGCCTACCGGCAGGGCGAGAAGCTCACGCGCGAAGTGCTGACCGACAAGCCGCTCTTCGCGCTCTCGCCGGACGAGGTGGCGCAGATGAAGGCGGTGGTCGCGCGCCTCGCACGCAAGATCAAGGACGCCCTCGCCCTGCGCCAGCGCCAGGAGGAGAAGGGGCGGCTCGACTCGCGCCGGACCATCAGGAAGAGCCTGCAGTATGGTGGAGTCCCGATGGAGGTGTGCTTCCGGCGGCGCCACCGGGAGAAGCCAAAGCTCGTCACGCTCTGCGACGTGTCCGACTCGGTGCGCAACGCCTCGCGCTTCATGCTCCAACTGGTCTGGAGCCTGCAGGAGTGCTTTTCGCGCATGCGCTCGTACGTCTTCGTCTCGGAGATCGCCGAGGTGACCCAGGCATTCAAGACCTACCCGGTGGACCACGCGATCGAGTGGGCGCTCAAGTCCTCGCCGGTGGACTACCACTGCCGATCGGACTTCGGCTACGCCTTCAGCCGCTTCGTGCGCACGGAGATAGACTCGCTCGATCGGAAGACGACGGTGCTTGTCCTGGGCGACGCGCGCAACAACTACAACGACCCCCAGGCGTGGGCGATCCGTCAGATCCGGGAGCGGGTCAAGGGCATCATCTGGCTGAATCCGGAAGGGCAGTGGGGCTGGGGCATTGGCGACAGCGTGATGCCGCTGTATTCGCCCGCGTGCGACATCGTCAAGGAATGCCGCACCGTCGGCCAGCTGGTGCAGGTGGTGGACCAACTCGTCCACTCCTGGTGGCGCCGCGGGCGGTAG
- a CDS encoding response regulator translates to METILVVDDDQQVLALARDILAGEGYHVLEAPGGEDALRIAEGYAGPIHLLLTDVVMPGMNGRELTDRLRSIRRETKVLFMSGFTSELLADYGVISGDPLITKPFTLAGLAHKVREILGYRSPFARPGGEGGRP, encoded by the coding sequence ATGGAAACCATCCTCGTGGTGGATGACGACCAGCAGGTGCTCGCCCTGGCGAGGGATATCCTTGCGGGAGAAGGCTACCATGTCCTCGAGGCGCCGGGCGGAGAAGACGCGCTGCGAATCGCCGAGGGATACGCTGGACCCATTCATCTGCTGCTGACCGATGTCGTGATGCCCGGGATGAACGGGCGGGAGCTCACGGACCGGCTGCGCTCGATCCGGCGCGAGACGAAGGTGCTCTTCATGTCCGGCTTTACAAGCGAGCTCCTCGCTGACTACGGGGTGATCTCCGGAGATCCGCTGATCACGAAACCTTTCACCCTGGCGGGTCTGGCTCACAAAGTGCGCGAGATACTCGGCTACCGATCGCCCTTTGCGCGGCCGGGAGGTGAGGGGGGCCGGCCCTAG